Proteins encoded in a region of the Geobacillus genomosp. 3 genome:
- a CDS encoding DUF3813 domain-containing protein yields MGNRLFQEARKAVAQAKQAANGEIEMSVDRAVAIAKNAMSSAYAHSNAAEKAQLRQFQAELDQITQ; encoded by the coding sequence ATGGGCAACCGTCTCTTCCAGGAAGCGCGCAAAGCGGTCGCGCAGGCCAAACAAGCGGCCAACGGCGAGATCGAGATGAGCGTCGACCGCGCTGTTGCCATCGCCAAAAACGCCATGTCATCCGCGTATGCGCATTCCAATGCGGCGGAAAAAGCGCAGTTGCGTCAATTTCAAGCTGAGCTTGATCAAATCACCCAATGA
- a CDS encoding Cof-type HAD-IIB family hydrolase — MKPYLIALDLDGTLLKEDKTISPFTKDVIRRAIDAGHFVVIATGRPYRASQMYYEELGLTTPIVNFNGAFVHHPRQSSWGVRHSPLPLTVVKDIVELGETYRIKNILAEVMDDVYFHEHDDVLLDIVRLGNPTIEIGDLRRSLGKDPTSVLVYTDGDHIERIQSHLSHVYANVLHHRRWNEPWHVIEIVRHGVHKAAGLKQVADYFGIPRERVIAFGDEDNDLEMIDWAGLGVAMGNAIEPLKTVADDMTASNEEDGIGRYLQEVLRL, encoded by the coding sequence ATGAAGCCGTATTTAATCGCTTTGGATTTAGATGGAACGTTGCTCAAAGAGGATAAAACGATTTCTCCGTTCACCAAAGACGTCATCCGCCGCGCCATCGACGCCGGCCATTTCGTTGTCATCGCCACCGGCCGCCCGTACCGGGCGAGCCAAATGTATTACGAGGAGCTTGGCCTTACGACGCCGATCGTCAACTTCAACGGTGCGTTTGTCCATCACCCGCGCCAATCGTCATGGGGCGTGCGCCATTCCCCGCTGCCGCTTACCGTCGTCAAAGACATTGTCGAGCTCGGGGAAACGTACCGGATCAAAAACATTTTGGCCGAAGTGATGGATGACGTCTATTTTCACGAGCATGACGACGTCTTGCTTGACATCGTCCGCCTCGGCAATCCGACGATCGAAATCGGCGATTTGCGCCGCTCACTCGGCAAAGACCCGACGAGCGTGCTCGTGTATACGGACGGCGATCATATCGAGCGAATCCAATCGCATTTGTCGCACGTCTACGCCAACGTCCTGCACCACCGGCGCTGGAACGAGCCGTGGCATGTCATTGAAATCGTCCGCCATGGCGTTCATAAAGCGGCCGGGTTGAAACAAGTGGCCGACTACTTTGGCATTCCGAGGGAGCGCGTCATCGCCTTTGGCGATGAGGACAACGATTTGGAAATGATCGATTGGGCCGGGCTGGGCGTCGCCATGGGCAACGCCATTGAGCCGTTAAAAACCGTAGCCGATGACATGACCGCAAGCAATGAAGAAGACGGCATCGGCCGCTATTTGCAAGAAGTTTTGCGCTTGTAG